In Candidatus Nitrosarchaeum limnium SFB1, the following proteins share a genomic window:
- a CDS encoding Thiamine pyrophosphate-requiring enzyme, with protein sequence MKASDLLVKCLENEGVEYIFGLPGEENSDFCISLLNSKIKFILVRHEQSAAFMADVYGRIMPKVGVCLATLGPGATNLTTGIANANMDRSRVLAITGQTDSHLLHKESHQNMDAITLFKPITKWNWSIRNSDNIPEIVRRAFKISLEEKSGATHIELPQDVAKKQSNILPVNQTPIMRSKPHPDLVKEAVKIILESKRPLILVGNGCIREDASAHIRQFAEKTGICSMNTFMAKGVISDRSERHLQTIGIKQADHALIAMKNADVVIAIGYDLVEYSPKNWNSDLTKKIIHIDFTSAEVDTYYPPTVEMDADVEYTIDAILEELEKEKQENPSIEYPKKEMPELFKQIKQQVVDRIERHKNDHSFPIQPEKLVTDVRASLDDKDIVISDVGAHKMWIAKTYNTYEPNTCLIPNGFCSMGFSVPGAIASQIVFPERKIVALCGDGSFLMNVQEIETAARLKLPVIIIVWCDGGYGLISLKEMDEYGKDAFTRFNNPDFVKLAESFGATGYYVKSSEEFPKILEEAKKSKEKPVIIAIDVDYSRNKLLLHDDFEK encoded by the coding sequence ATGAAAGCATCAGATTTACTTGTCAAATGTCTAGAAAATGAAGGAGTTGAATACATATTTGGACTGCCTGGTGAAGAAAATTCAGATTTTTGCATTTCATTGCTAAATTCTAAAATCAAATTTATTTTGGTAAGACATGAACAATCAGCTGCGTTTATGGCAGATGTGTATGGAAGAATTATGCCGAAGGTGGGAGTGTGTTTAGCAACTTTAGGTCCAGGTGCCACAAATCTCACAACAGGTATTGCCAATGCAAATATGGACAGATCACGAGTTCTTGCCATAACAGGTCAAACGGATTCACATCTTTTACATAAAGAATCACATCAAAACATGGATGCAATTACATTATTCAAACCCATAACAAAATGGAACTGGTCCATTCGAAATTCTGACAATATTCCAGAAATTGTAAGACGTGCATTCAAAATATCACTTGAAGAAAAAAGTGGTGCAACACATATCGAACTCCCACAAGATGTTGCAAAAAAACAATCCAACATCTTACCAGTAAATCAAACTCCAATAATGCGTTCTAAACCCCATCCTGATCTTGTAAAAGAAGCTGTGAAGATAATCTTAGAATCAAAGAGGCCACTCATACTTGTTGGGAATGGATGTATTCGTGAAGATGCAAGTGCACACATAAGACAATTTGCAGAAAAAACAGGCATATGTTCAATGAACACGTTTATGGCAAAAGGAGTGATATCAGACAGATCAGAGAGACATCTTCAAACAATTGGAATTAAACAAGCAGATCATGCATTAATTGCCATGAAAAATGCAGATGTGGTTATTGCGATAGGTTATGATTTAGTTGAGTATAGTCCAAAAAATTGGAATAGTGACTTGACAAAAAAAATAATCCATATTGACTTTACATCTGCAGAAGTAGATACGTATTATCCCCCAACAGTTGAGATGGATGCAGATGTAGAATATACTATTGATGCAATATTAGAGGAACTTGAAAAAGAAAAACAAGAGAATCCTTCAATAGAATATCCAAAAAAAGAGATGCCAGAGTTATTCAAACAGATCAAACAACAAGTCGTAGATAGAATAGAGCGTCACAAAAATGATCATTCATTTCCGATTCAGCCAGAAAAACTTGTAACAGACGTAAGAGCAAGTTTAGACGACAAAGATATTGTGATATCAGATGTAGGAGCTCATAAAATGTGGATTGCAAAAACATACAACACGTATGAGCCAAATACATGTCTCATCCCAAACGGGTTTTGTTCCATGGGATTTTCTGTGCCTGGTGCAATTGCATCTCAAATAGTATTTCCTGAAAGAAAAATAGTTGCATTGTGTGGGGATGGTTCATTTTTGATGAATGTACAAGAGATAGAAACCGCAGCTAGATTAAAACTTCCAGTTATAATCATAGTATGGTGTGACGGTGGATATGGTCTCATATCATTAAAAGAAATGGACGAATATGGTAAAGATGCATTTACTAGATTTAACAATCCAGATTTTGTAAAATTAGCGGAAAGCTTTGGAGCAACAGGGTATTATGTAAAATCATCAGAAGAATTTCCTAAAATTTTAGAGGAAGCAAAAAAATCCAAAGAGAAGCCAGTGATAATTGCAATAGATGTAGATTATTCAAGAAATAAATTACTATTACATGATGATTTTGAAAAGTAG
- a CDS encoding Metallo-dependent hydrolase, whose protein sequence is MIIDCHVHVNQYELMQNIPLLDDRIAELQKEMISNNVDYAIILSSYKTNSERPSAKQILDAIKKHDNLGVVAGFSIDNHTDEDLKNFRTWIKEGLIKGLKIYSGYEHYYPYDERYQKVYDICVEFDVPAMFHTGDTYSPKGKLRYARPLNLDEVAVDNPELKIVLCHLGNPWIQDAQEVIYKNKNVYADISGLVVGSFDHFFEKMMKEKVAELINYAGEPKYLLYGTDWPISSMDSYLNFVAKLKIKQEFRDNFMHKNAKELFKIS, encoded by the coding sequence ATGATCATCGATTGTCATGTTCACGTTAATCAATACGAACTCATGCAAAACATCCCTCTTTTGGATGATAGAATAGCTGAACTTCAAAAAGAGATGATAAGCAACAATGTGGATTATGCTATTATTTTATCTTCATACAAAACAAATTCCGAGAGACCTTCCGCAAAACAGATACTTGATGCAATAAAAAAACATGATAATCTTGGGGTTGTTGCCGGATTCTCAATTGACAATCACACTGATGAAGATCTAAAGAATTTTAGAACCTGGATTAAAGAGGGATTAATTAAAGGACTCAAAATTTATTCTGGCTATGAGCATTATTATCCATATGATGAAAGATATCAAAAAGTCTATGATATTTGTGTGGAATTTGATGTTCCTGCTATGTTTCACACTGGAGATACTTACAGTCCAAAAGGAAAACTTCGTTACGCTCGTCCATTAAATCTTGATGAAGTTGCAGTAGATAACCCTGAACTAAAGATTGTATTGTGCCATTTAGGAAATCCTTGGATTCAAGATGCCCAAGAAGTGATATACAAAAATAAAAATGTCTATGCTGATATTTCTGGTTTAGTTGTCGGTAGTTTTGATCACTTTTTTGAAAAAATGATGAAAGAAAAAGTTGCTGAATTAATTAATTATGCAGGTGAACCAAAATACTTGTTATATGGAACTGATTGGCCAATCAGCTCAATGGATTCATATCTTAACTTTGTTGCAAAATTGAAAATCAAACAAGAATTTAGAGATAACTTTATGCATAAAAATGCAAAAGAATTATTCAAAATTTCGTAA
- a CDS encoding arginine decarboxylase, pyruvoyl-dependent, translated as MLDLVAKKLFLTKGKGVHEDRLTSFEYALRDAGIAGTNLVLISSIFPPNAKLISRNEGLKQIKPGQILFTIYSKNQTNEAHRLCSASVGIARPKDTNRYGYLSEYESYGQNEQQSGDYAEDIAAQMLASSLGIPFDIDKSWDEKRQQWTISGQIYKTQNVTQSAKGDKDGKWTTVFAAAVLLV; from the coding sequence TTGCTAGACTTAGTTGCCAAAAAATTATTTCTTACAAAAGGTAAAGGTGTTCATGAAGATAGATTGACCAGTTTTGAATATGCTCTAAGAGATGCTGGAATTGCTGGCACAAACCTTGTTTTAATTTCAAGTATATTCCCACCAAATGCAAAATTGATTTCTAGAAATGAAGGTCTTAAACAAATCAAACCTGGACAGATTTTATTTACAATTTATTCAAAGAACCAAACAAATGAAGCTCATAGATTGTGTTCTGCCTCTGTTGGAATTGCTAGACCAAAAGACACGAATCGATATGGTTATCTTTCTGAATACGAATCATATGGACAAAACGAACAGCAATCAGGTGATTATGCTGAAGATATTGCAGCTCAAATGCTTGCGTCTTCTCTTGGCATACCATTTGATATTGACAAAAGTTGGGATGAGAAGAGACAACAATGGACTATCTCTGGTCAGATTTACAAAACACAAAATGTTACTCAATCTGCCAAAGGTGATAAAGATGGCAAGTGGACAACTGTGTTTGCTGCCGCTGTTTTACTTGTATAA
- a CDS encoding hypothetical protein (hypothetical protein Nmar_1179), translating to MLIFTTNYSYSQQQPGLATFQESAQVMIERGTPENVTASIALQSTSIQEIRVPAELEQKIRENGRITSVILTNEDRCVLGVSDKACIIINVARDPADKNFLAIQNSTKIIAGSFIGELNQAFDTKATFHSVFVQVNDEISKAIETSGGATSKGTVSAVYVMPMEDTESMYEKISAILLPKIIRDSGGFYDIAKNLSKEEKSFMTFSIIPLENKSLLQLKISADYKNVESSVEINPLEFLKTDELKRSDYFSRGFYPLNSILQVAVSSPNSTNVSDVRGTIVPTQIVAGDKIPKELTGEGWIFDPDQGEVIQGKYIFGERTSINKDELVFSLGGSELLAPKKVSPSFDESTVVVIIITVVAIAAAIYYLKGYRK from the coding sequence ATGTTGATCTTTACGACAAATTATTCGTATTCTCAACAACAACCAGGACTTGCCACATTTCAAGAATCTGCACAAGTAATGATTGAAAGAGGTACCCCTGAAAACGTTACAGCATCAATTGCATTACAAAGTACCAGTATCCAAGAGATTAGAGTTCCTGCCGAATTAGAACAGAAGATAAGAGAAAATGGAAGAATTACATCTGTAATTTTGACAAACGAAGATAGATGTGTTTTAGGTGTATCAGATAAAGCATGTATCATCATAAATGTTGCAAGAGATCCGGCAGACAAGAACTTTTTAGCAATTCAAAATTCAACTAAGATAATTGCAGGTTCATTTATTGGAGAATTAAATCAGGCATTTGATACAAAAGCAACATTTCATTCAGTCTTTGTTCAAGTCAACGATGAGATAAGCAAAGCAATTGAAACATCTGGTGGAGCTACAAGTAAAGGTACAGTATCAGCAGTATACGTCATGCCAATGGAAGATACAGAGTCGATGTATGAAAAAATATCAGCAATATTACTTCCAAAAATAATTAGAGATTCAGGAGGATTTTACGACATTGCAAAGAATCTATCAAAAGAAGAAAAATCATTTATGACATTTTCAATAATACCATTAGAAAATAAATCACTATTACAATTAAAAATATCAGCAGATTACAAAAATGTGGAATCATCAGTGGAAATAAATCCATTAGAATTTTTGAAAACAGATGAGCTAAAAAGATCAGATTATTTTTCTAGGGGATTTTATCCATTAAACTCAATATTACAAGTTGCAGTGTCATCTCCAAACTCCACAAATGTATCAGATGTGAGGGGAACCATAGTTCCAACACAGATTGTAGCAGGCGACAAAATTCCCAAAGAACTTACTGGAGAAGGGTGGATTTTTGATCCAGATCAAGGAGAAGTAATTCAAGGAAAATATATTTTCGGAGAGAGAACATCAATTAACAAAGATGAACTAGTTTTCTCTTTAGGAGGCAGCGAGCTACTAGCTCCAAAGAAAGTATCGCCATCATTTGATGAATCAACAGTAGTCGTAATAATTATCACAGTAGTAGCAATAGCAGCTGCCATCTATTATCTCAAAGGATATAGAAAATAA
- a CDS encoding DSBA oxidoreductase — MDSNEIKKQSESKEGKVSMKKSVFNVLIISVIAASLVAAFFAGSYVNLKTDQVTRTELNDAIEKIESKILKDQQAPEQLNVQPTNISIDDDPVIGDQNAPITIIEFSDFQCPFCARFQTQTLPLILEQYVNTGKVKFVFRDFPIQSSHPNAMPAAVAAECANEQDMYWQFHDELFENQGVWNKMSIVDATDVFKGYAAKLELNQEQFNSCLDSGKYIGEINSDLNDGRKYGITGTPGFFIGNEKTGFVKVNGAQPFEVFKSVIDSQLNT; from the coding sequence ATGGATTCAAATGAAATAAAAAAACAGAGTGAATCCAAGGAGGGAAAAGTTTCTATGAAAAAATCAGTTTTTAATGTTTTAATAATTTCAGTTATTGCAGCTAGTTTGGTAGCTGCATTTTTTGCAGGATCCTATGTCAATTTAAAAACAGATCAAGTGACAAGAACAGAGTTAAATGATGCAATAGAGAAAATAGAATCAAAGATTTTAAAAGATCAACAAGCTCCAGAACAACTTAATGTACAGCCAACTAACATCTCAATAGACGATGATCCTGTCATAGGAGACCAAAACGCTCCAATCACAATTATAGAATTCTCAGATTTTCAATGTCCATTTTGCGCTAGATTCCAAACTCAGACACTTCCACTAATCTTAGAACAATATGTAAACACAGGAAAGGTGAAATTTGTGTTCAGAGACTTTCCAATACAGAGCAGTCATCCAAATGCAATGCCTGCTGCAGTAGCTGCAGAATGTGCAAATGAACAAGATATGTACTGGCAATTCCACGATGAGTTATTTGAAAATCAAGGAGTCTGGAATAAAATGTCAATTGTTGATGCAACTGATGTCTTTAAAGGATATGCAGCTAAATTAGAACTGAATCAAGAACAATTCAACTCTTGTCTAGATTCAGGAAAATACATTGGAGAAATCAACAGTGATCTAAACGATGGAAGAAAGTATGGAATTACGGGCACTCCAGGATTTTTCATAGGAAATGAAAAGACTGGATTTGTCAAGGTAAATGGAGCACAGCCTTTTGAAGTTTTCAAAAGTGTAATTGATTCACAACTAAACACATAA
- a CDS encoding DEAD/DEAH box helicase domain-containing protein produces the protein MAPTRELAMQITTEIKKFGKYTGIRVATVYGGQGMGLQLDALDRGVEIVVATPGRLIDHLKRGSIELGDVTHIVLDEADTMLDMGFVDDIQFILDLAPEERVMSLFSATMPTEILRLAEEYLKNPKQFLLDADDLSGEGIDQAYLVIKDRDKMKYLIDFIKPLKGQIIVFCSTKYRTRDVAKYLHQEKFDAVAIEGDMSQSRREQSMGKFRSGKVDILVATDVASRGIDVPRVELVVNYDVPNQEMAYFHRIGRTARAGAKGRAITLVSYSSVGDWNLIKRQIKVPLTDLNKEMGIEISIPDPLKRQVPSRRYGGSQSRSGYSRGSRSGGYGRSGGYGGSSRGDARDDRSGGRKKYGDRGGRNSYGGRSRW, from the coding sequence ATGGCACCAACAAGAGAACTTGCAATGCAAATTACAACAGAGATCAAGAAATTTGGAAAATACACAGGAATTAGAGTTGCCACAGTATATGGTGGTCAAGGAATGGGATTACAATTAGATGCGCTTGATAGAGGAGTAGAAATCGTAGTAGCAACACCAGGAAGATTAATTGATCATCTTAAACGAGGTTCCATTGAGCTTGGAGATGTAACCCACATTGTATTGGATGAAGCAGATACAATGTTAGATATGGGATTTGTTGATGATATTCAGTTTATTTTAGATCTTGCCCCAGAAGAGAGAGTAATGTCATTGTTTTCAGCAACAATGCCAACAGAGATTCTAAGACTAGCAGAAGAATACCTGAAGAATCCAAAACAGTTCTTACTGGATGCAGATGATCTTAGTGGAGAGGGAATAGACCAAGCATATTTAGTAATTAAAGACAGAGACAAGATGAAATATCTTATTGATTTTATAAAACCACTAAAAGGTCAGATCATAGTTTTCTGTTCTACAAAATACAGAACCCGAGATGTTGCAAAATATCTTCATCAAGAAAAGTTTGATGCAGTAGCAATAGAAGGAGATATGTCACAAAGTAGAAGAGAGCAATCAATGGGTAAATTCAGAAGTGGTAAAGTAGACATTCTTGTTGCAACTGATGTAGCATCAAGAGGAATTGATGTACCTAGAGTAGAACTTGTAGTCAACTATGACGTTCCAAACCAAGAGATGGCATATTTTCATAGGATTGGAAGAACTGCAAGAGCAGGTGCCAAGGGAAGAGCAATCACACTAGTATCATATTCATCCGTGGGGGATTGGAATTTAATCAAACGTCAAATCAAAGTACCATTAACTGACTTGAATAAGGAAATGGGAATAGAGATTTCAATTCCTGATCCTTTAAAGCGACAAGTTCCATCAAGAAGATATGGAGGTTCCCAATCAAGATCTGGATATTCCAGAGGTTCTCGTTCTGGCGGATATGGAAGATCTGGAGGATATGGTGGCTCTAGTAGAGGAGATGCAAGAGACGATAGAAGCGGTGGAAGAAAAAAATACGGAGACCGTGGCGGCAGAAACAGCTATGGTGGACGTAGTCGATGGTAG
- a CDS encoding pepF/M3 family oligoendopeptidase yields MSEYKLDKWDLSELVKDPKSPAFQKQITELEGLAKKFEKIKSKLNPKMSSKEFMNILHQIEKISEKMNQIGGYASLEYSSNTQSDEATSLMTRMSKLGSEISNKILFFDLWWKTKVDDSNAKRLIKDSGELSEYLNHKRLFAKYALSEPEEKIINTLDVTGISALVKLYDKMTSAYQYKMKIGNKTKTMTREEITNFIRSTNPKTRETAYKTILTRYSENKGVLGEIYQNIVLNWKDEGIEIRGYKSPISMRNIGNDVDDKTIESLLTVCRKNSPVFQKFFVQKAKMLKMKKLRRYDLYAPSAANIKEKNYQYDKSVKLVFESLGRFSPKLEEFAKKVFNEKHVDSSIRPGKRDGAFCSTLTPKITPFVLLNFTGKTRDVFTLAHELGHAVHSQAAQNRSILVQEAPLPLAETASTFSELLLYDNLSDKITDNEKKTMLSEKIDDLYATIMRQAYFTIFEVAAHEQIGKGTTVDEISKTYIQNLKEQFGRSVAISEDFAVEWSCIPHFYHTPFYCYAYSFGNLLALSLFQRYKKEGSSFVPSYIEILAAGGSEKPEKLLARHGLDITSQKFWQEGFDYVENQVKILSKLT; encoded by the coding sequence ATGTCAGAGTACAAACTTGACAAATGGGATCTATCAGAACTGGTAAAAGATCCAAAAAGTCCTGCTTTTCAAAAACAAATTACAGAATTAGAGGGACTAGCAAAGAAGTTTGAGAAAATTAAATCAAAATTAAACCCAAAAATGTCATCAAAGGAATTTATGAATATTTTACACCAAATTGAAAAAATATCTGAAAAAATGAATCAAATTGGTGGTTATGCATCCCTAGAATACTCTTCAAACACACAATCTGATGAGGCCACATCACTAATGACTAGAATGTCAAAACTAGGTTCGGAGATTTCAAACAAGATATTATTTTTTGATTTATGGTGGAAGACCAAAGTCGATGACAGTAATGCAAAAAGACTGATCAAAGATTCAGGAGAACTATCAGAATATCTAAACCATAAGAGATTATTTGCCAAATATGCACTCTCAGAACCTGAAGAAAAAATTATCAACACATTAGATGTTACAGGAATTTCTGCACTTGTAAAACTTTACGACAAGATGACAAGTGCTTATCAATACAAAATGAAGATTGGTAATAAAACAAAAACAATGACACGTGAGGAGATTACAAACTTCATAAGAAGTACAAATCCAAAGACAAGAGAAACAGCATACAAAACCATTCTAACAAGGTATTCAGAAAATAAGGGAGTCCTAGGCGAGATTTATCAAAATATTGTATTGAATTGGAAAGATGAGGGAATCGAGATTAGAGGATACAAATCCCCAATTTCTATGAGAAATATTGGAAATGATGTAGATGATAAAACCATAGAATCACTTCTGACAGTTTGTAGAAAAAATTCGCCGGTGTTTCAAAAATTCTTTGTTCAAAAAGCAAAAATGCTAAAAATGAAAAAACTGCGGAGGTATGACCTGTATGCTCCATCAGCTGCAAACATTAAAGAGAAAAATTACCAATACGACAAATCAGTTAAACTTGTGTTTGAATCACTAGGAAGATTTAGTCCAAAATTAGAAGAGTTTGCCAAAAAAGTATTCAATGAGAAACATGTTGATTCATCCATAAGACCAGGAAAAAGAGACGGGGCATTTTGCAGTACATTGACTCCAAAGATCACTCCTTTTGTTTTACTCAATTTTACTGGAAAGACAAGAGATGTTTTTACTTTAGCTCATGAACTAGGTCATGCAGTACATAGCCAAGCAGCACAGAACAGATCAATTCTAGTTCAAGAGGCACCATTGCCTTTAGCAGAGACAGCATCTACTTTTTCAGAACTTTTGTTGTATGACAATTTATCTGACAAAATAACAGATAATGAGAAAAAAACAATGCTATCAGAGAAAATTGATGACTTGTATGCAACTATAATGAGACAAGCGTATTTTACAATTTTTGAAGTGGCAGCACATGAACAAATTGGAAAAGGAACAACAGTTGATGAGATTTCAAAGACATACATTCAAAATCTCAAAGAACAGTTTGGAAGATCTGTTGCAATCTCAGAAGACTTTGCAGTGGAATGGAGTTGTATACCTCATTTCTATCATACACCGTTTTACTGCTATGCATACTCTTTTGGAAACCTGCTTGCTTTGTCATTATTTCAAAGATACAAAAAAGAAGGTTCTAGTTTTGTTCCATCATATATTGAAATTCTTGCAGCAGGTGGTTCTGAAAAACCAGAAAAATTACTAGCAAGACACGGGTTAGACATAACTTCTCAAAAGTTTTGGCAAGAAGGATTTGATTATGTTGAAAATCAAGTCAAGATTCTTTCAAAATTAACCTAG
- a CDS encoding Superfamily II DNA and RNA helicase: MTKFQDLGLKEEILKGIREMGFDDAFPIQEAVIPVLLTGRDVIGQAHTGSGKTAAFALAMLQEIQPKKEFKVW; this comes from the coding sequence ATGACAAAATTTCAAGATTTAGGATTAAAAGAAGAAATACTGAAGGGAATTCGGGAAATGGGTTTTGATGATGCATTTCCTATTCAAGAAGCAGTAATTCCAGTTTTACTTACCGGTAGAGACGTCATAGGACAAGCACATACAGGTTCTGGAAAGACAGCAGCATTTGCATTAGCAATGCTTCAAGAGATTCAACCAAAAAAGGAATTCAAGGTTTGGTAA
- a CDS encoding hypothetical protein (hypothetical protein ALOHA_HF4000ANIW133K13ctg1g36) encodes MMMFFSTGIIGIIVGLYVAPTQAPSATLLITFLGVINLSLGGFFGWAFLNQAQPPSNDKRKKKRDDN; translated from the coding sequence ATGATGATGTTTTTTTCAACTGGCATTATTGGAATTATTGTAGGTCTTTATGTTGCACCAACTCAAGCACCGAGCGCAACACTGCTAATTACTTTCTTGGGTGTCATCAATTTATCTTTGGGTGGTTTCTTTGGATGGGCCTTTCTTAACCAAGCACAACCTCCATCAAATGATAAACGAAAGAAAAAGCGCGATGACAACTAG
- a CDS encoding AsnC/Lrp family regulatory protein, with translation MHVGFILLNCDLGAEEYIVEELKHMNNVKNAYLTYGAYDVIAEVNTNDQHEFEKAVADIRKLSRVVSTMTLNVIN, from the coding sequence ATGCATGTTGGATTTATTTTATTGAATTGTGATTTAGGTGCAGAAGAATACATTGTTGAAGAGCTTAAACATATGAATAATGTCAAAAATGCATATCTTACCTATGGTGCATATGACGTAATTGCAGAAGTAAATACTAATGATCAGCATGAATTTGAAAAAGCAGTTGCAGATATCAGGAAATTATCAAGAGTAGTCAGCACAATGACATTAAATGTGATTAATTAG
- a CDS encoding hypothetical protein (hypothetical protein Nmar_1020), with the protein MLNTLNSFLDRIIANKNSLILKSKVDLDEIEELIDKKKTSLFGNVFKRPKPDEVSVLSTDLFFEPIWKIKGEYDIDFYRKNTHQISTDPHVKEIIIGSGVFPVLTDSGAWKKFKDTIKFGDKMNKTDIPVEEHVEIYRELELYLNSQGQPIEPNLKIESKYIENFPDEFIKSNKNNIRSSDLAEDSIIDIYLSTVKNNLGDILRIVTERLVVDVFEQIFLPVYEIRIADSKNTTKILRVDGMSSKIL; encoded by the coding sequence ATGCTAAATACACTAAATTCATTTCTGGACAGAATTATTGCAAACAAAAATTCTTTGATTTTAAAATCGAAAGTGGATTTAGATGAAATTGAAGAATTGATTGATAAGAAAAAAACTAGTTTATTTGGTAATGTGTTTAAAAGACCTAAACCTGATGAGGTATCTGTTTTATCGACGGACTTATTTTTTGAACCTATCTGGAAAATTAAAGGAGAATACGATATTGATTTTTATCGAAAAAATACACACCAAATTTCTACTGATCCTCATGTTAAAGAAATAATTATCGGCTCAGGCGTATTTCCTGTTTTAACTGATTCGGGTGCATGGAAAAAGTTCAAAGATACAATAAAGTTTGGTGACAAAATGAACAAGACTGACATTCCTGTTGAGGAACACGTTGAAATTTATCGTGAATTAGAATTATATTTGAATTCACAAGGCCAACCAATTGAACCGAATCTAAAGATTGAATCGAAATACATTGAAAATTTTCCTGATGAATTTATTAAATCAAATAAAAATAATATTCGCTCTTCTGATTTAGCTGAAGACTCTATAATCGACATCTATCTTTCCACCGTTAAAAATAACCTTGGAGATATCTTGAGAATAGTTACTGAAAGACTTGTAGTAGATGTTTTTGAACAAATCTTTTTACCTGTTTATGAGATACGAATTGCTGATTCAAAGAATACTACTAAAATTCTAAGAGTTGATGGTATGTCTTCTAAAATTTTATGA
- a CDS encoding hypothetical protein (hypothetical protein CENSYa_0489), with translation MLEDFFQSEFFLIGYYVLTVGASLLLVKETKKRLKDIKSGINSIKYAPIAFGILFAYVIFAHDYVETLPFLNWSWLGYNIAIGPFADQGFWGVVPFIPLLVYMFIHINYVEELYFRKSKKMVVVWSLIHIAMGIQVHMALILLPIGFLFKYIYDKKGLNDAYAMHFTTNILVVIALFLSFII, from the coding sequence ATGCTTGAGGATTTTTTCCAGTCAGAATTTTTCCTTATAGGATACTATGTTTTGACTGTAGGAGCATCATTACTACTCGTTAAAGAAACTAAAAAGAGACTCAAGGACATCAAATCAGGAATCAATTCAATAAAATACGCACCGATAGCCTTTGGGATTTTATTTGCATATGTCATTTTTGCACACGATTATGTTGAAACGCTACCATTTCTCAATTGGAGTTGGCTTGGATACAACATTGCAATAGGTCCATTTGCGGATCAAGGCTTTTGGGGAGTAGTTCCATTCATTCCATTACTAGTGTACATGTTTATTCACATCAACTATGTGGAAGAACTGTATTTTAGAAAATCTAAGAAGATGGTTGTAGTATGGTCCCTGATCCACATTGCAATGGGAATTCAAGTGCACATGGCACTAATTCTATTGCCAATAGGATTTCTATTCAAGTACATCTATGATAAAAAAGGACTTAATGATGCATATGCAATGCATTTTACCACAAACATACTAGTTGTCATCGCGCTTTTTCTTTCGTTTATCATTTGA
- a CDS encoding Histone acetyltransferase HPA2 and related acetyltransferase yields MSAQTRHSHVLIRTLTKEDIPQVVELQKAAFPHMAAQGVYWKPDQLEAHLKVFPEGQFVAEYHGKIIGSCSSLIVKLEPEYKEHTWKEICGDSYFVGHNPKGDSLYGADVSTHPDNRRLGVATKLYDARKKLAIKLNLRRIIAGARLFNYCEYAKELDPLAYVQKVKKHEIREPVLEFQLRNGFKFIKILPNYMKDSRSLNNATFIEWKNPEFIKK; encoded by the coding sequence ATGTCTGCTCAGACTCGTCATAGCCATGTTTTAATTAGAACCCTGACAAAAGAGGACATTCCACAAGTTGTTGAACTGCAAAAAGCAGCATTTCCTCACATGGCCGCTCAAGGAGTTTATTGGAAACCAGATCAACTTGAAGCACATCTTAAGGTATTTCCTGAAGGCCAATTTGTTGCAGAATATCATGGTAAAATTATTGGATCTTGTAGTAGTTTAATTGTAAAATTAGAGCCTGAATACAAAGAGCATACTTGGAAAGAAATTTGTGGTGATAGTTACTTTGTTGGTCATAATCCTAAAGGTGATTCATTGTATGGAGCAGATGTATCAACACATCCAGATAATAGAAGATTGGGTGTTGCTACTAAACTATATGATGCAAGAAAAAAACTCGCAATAAAACTCAATTTACGAAGAATTATTGCGGGTGCACGATTGTTCAACTACTGTGAATATGCGAAAGAATTGGATCCGTTAGCCTATGTTCAAAAAGTAAAAAAACATGAGATAAGAGAACCGGTATTGGAATTTCAACTACGAAACGGCTTCAAATTTATCAAAATCCTTCCTAATTACATGAAAGATTCACGTTCATTGAACAATGCAACTTTTATTGAGTGGAAAAATCCAGAATTTATCAAAAAATGA